A genome region from Segatella copri includes the following:
- a CDS encoding VapE domain-containing protein, producing MNITTFINMASKIPSPGQLEGLVTFMKEDEKLRFFTESYRKTGNKSYKHDAPLFAVACIFEGGKGKDNIRSLTHLSLVDFDHITEKPDDGTLRSLKERICHDAHTLLCYVTMSGNGLRVIYRYEGDDYPAAFAMGNDYYAHLIGKESDPLCKNITRLSGLAYDPEVYFNPEATAFSAEEISHFHSATLKTAQKKKKQERIADYYEQIVKPKLESEKIRYEPGNHNQYVMRVGYMMAKKRYDRKEATQWAIRQFPEYDSVEQVFKSCYDNTTHPQKMKAETGKIPYATVDEIKDFLDGHIKLRFNLITLRYEYLKGKWRILQDRDLNTQWSNMSLTARVSKSDMINVIESDYTPPYNPFTDYLENLPPWQEGDKDYIAELAATVKMKGDPVMPFCEALRKWLVAMIAGWIDEGAVNNVILVFIGRQGAYKTTWFNYLLPPELKQYFYTKANARRMTKDDIIALSQYALICYEELDTMSPSELNQLKAVVTMQYTNERAAYGHYAEQRKHINTFCGTGNNPEFLSDPTGNRRWLPYEIESILSPREHPFNYEGIYAQAYALYKSDFRYWFTDEEIEKQNRHNRAFEAPRLEQELVDLYFRKPTEAETGEFVSIARAMQIISCNISQKLNSSKLGKAFNDLGFEKMRTKHSRGYRAIVRTAEEIKAYQVSVCINPPQCDDDAPF from the coding sequence ATGAACATAACAACATTCATTAACATGGCCAGCAAGATTCCTTCACCTGGCCAGTTGGAAGGCCTGGTAACCTTCATGAAGGAAGATGAGAAACTCAGGTTTTTCACCGAGTCTTACCGGAAAACGGGGAATAAGTCGTACAAGCACGATGCACCCCTCTTCGCCGTAGCCTGCATCTTCGAAGGCGGAAAAGGCAAGGACAACATCCGGAGCCTCACACATCTGTCACTGGTCGACTTCGACCACATCACAGAAAAACCGGATGACGGCACCCTGCGCTCGCTCAAAGAGAGAATCTGCCACGATGCCCACACCCTGCTCTGCTACGTTACCATGAGCGGCAACGGACTGCGCGTCATCTACCGCTACGAAGGCGATGATTATCCCGCCGCCTTCGCCATGGGAAACGACTACTACGCGCATCTCATCGGCAAGGAAAGCGATCCGCTCTGCAAGAACATCACAAGGCTCAGCGGACTCGCCTACGACCCCGAAGTCTATTTCAATCCTGAAGCCACAGCCTTCAGCGCCGAGGAAATCAGCCATTTCCATTCAGCTACGCTCAAGACCGCCCAGAAGAAAAAGAAACAGGAACGCATCGCCGACTACTACGAGCAGATCGTCAAACCCAAGCTGGAAAGCGAAAAGATCAGGTACGAACCCGGCAACCACAACCAGTATGTGATGCGGGTGGGCTACATGATGGCTAAGAAACGGTACGACAGGAAAGAAGCCACCCAGTGGGCTATCAGGCAGTTTCCCGAATACGACAGTGTAGAACAGGTGTTCAAGTCGTGCTACGACAACACCACTCACCCACAGAAGATGAAGGCAGAAACCGGAAAGATTCCCTATGCCACCGTAGATGAAATCAAAGACTTCCTCGACGGGCATATCAAACTCCGCTTCAACCTCATCACCCTGCGCTACGAGTATCTGAAGGGGAAATGGCGAATCCTCCAGGACCGCGATCTGAATACGCAATGGAGCAACATGTCGCTAACCGCAAGGGTGAGCAAGAGCGACATGATCAATGTCATCGAGAGCGACTATACCCCGCCCTACAATCCCTTCACCGATTATCTGGAGAATCTCCCACCCTGGCAGGAAGGCGACAAGGACTATATAGCCGAACTCGCTGCCACGGTAAAGATGAAGGGAGACCCCGTGATGCCCTTCTGTGAAGCCCTCAGGAAATGGCTCGTGGCGATGATAGCAGGATGGATAGACGAAGGTGCCGTCAACAATGTCATCCTGGTGTTCATCGGCAGACAGGGCGCCTACAAAACCACCTGGTTCAACTATCTCCTGCCGCCGGAACTGAAGCAATACTTCTATACGAAGGCGAATGCCAGGCGCATGACGAAGGATGATATCATCGCCCTTTCGCAGTATGCACTCATCTGTTATGAAGAGCTCGACACGATGAGTCCATCGGAACTGAACCAGCTGAAGGCTGTGGTAACGATGCAGTATACCAACGAAAGGGCGGCATACGGCCATTATGCCGAGCAGCGCAAGCATATCAACACCTTCTGCGGCACGGGCAACAATCCCGAGTTTTTGAGCGACCCTACCGGTAACCGTCGCTGGCTGCCCTACGAGATAGAGAGCATCCTCTCGCCCCGTGAGCATCCGTTCAATTACGAAGGCATCTACGCCCAGGCTTACGCCCTCTACAAGAGTGATTTCCGCTACTGGTTCACCGATGAGGAGATAGAAAAGCAGAACCGGCACAACCGCGCTTTTGAGGCGCCCAGACTAGAACAGGAACTTGTGGATCTCTACTTCCGAAAGCCAACGGAGGCGGAGACAGGGGAGTTCGTGTCCATAGCCAGAGCGATGCAGATCATCAGTTGCAACATCTCCCAGAAGCTGAACAGTTCGAAACTGGGCAAGGCTTTCAATGATCTCGGATTCGAAAAGATGCGCACCAAGCACAGCCGTGGTTACAGGGCAATCGTCCGTACAGCCGAGGAAATCAAGGCTTACCAGGTATCCGTCTGCATCAACCCACCGCAATGCGATGATGATGCCCCGTTCTAG
- a CDS encoding DUF4248 domain-containing protein: MDLRSYTKQELALLYFPDATPAVASAHLMRWIQRIPDLLQKLAATGYGKNCKEFTPMQVSYILYFLGEP; this comes from the coding sequence ATGGATTTAAGAAGTTATACCAAGCAAGAGCTAGCTCTTCTGTATTTTCCCGATGCTACTCCAGCAGTAGCCAGTGCTCACCTGATGCGATGGATCCAGCGCATCCCCGACCTTCTCCAGAAGCTCGCCGCCACCGGTTACGGCAAGAACTGCAAGGAGTTCACCCCGATGCAAGTCTCCTACATTCTCTACTTCCTCGGTGAGCCCTAA
- a CDS encoding GLUG motif-containing protein, with translation MKTNFVKLRWLFTMLLFVTTMIMPTMMLAKSIDLKIPEGDGAGTPYKIGTAEELYWFAGLVNGTLPGVKKDLSANAILTDDIIVNTGVLDPNKDLVSGNDFIEWIPIGKSSSDDDAYTGTFDGNGHTISGLYFNKSNSWYVGLFGCIGAEGKISNVGVSDSYFQSSNCPYIGGVCGSNSGELQNCSNSSTVIGKENEYRIGGVCGYNSGTVKDCKNTGSVRGKETIGGVCGYNERRYNEKGGIIENSFNEGTVSGTGDYDVLNIGGVCGYNYGGTIKSCYNTASVSVTGKKVGGVCGDNSDGTSTITNCFNEGTVRGKETIGGVCGNNSGTIKNCYNTASVSGQYSVGGVCGDNYEGPITNCYYLSGTVADGKGGIGGKDDENGKAVEMSKDRFKSGEVAWLLNGSKSVSTEESTLAWYQKLGENADAYPVLKSTDHNTVYKAPLFSCDGTTRIGEYANKPEGDKLSHNYQMAEKADEGTSNLYSEECAICHN, from the coding sequence ATGAAAACGAATTTTGTAAAATTGAGATGGCTTTTCACGATGCTTTTGTTCGTGACAACCATGATTATGCCAACCATGATGTTGGCGAAAAGTATTGATCTAAAAATACCGGAAGGTGATGGCGCAGGAACCCCATATAAAATTGGTACTGCTGAAGAACTTTATTGGTTTGCAGGTCTGGTGAATGGTACGCTTCCAGGCGTCAAAAAGGATTTATCTGCCAATGCAATCCTCACGGATGACATTATCGTGAATACGGGCGTTCTTGACCCAAATAAAGATCTGGTAAGCGGAAACGACTTTATAGAATGGATACCTATTGGTAAATCTTCTTCTGATGATGATGCATATACTGGCACCTTTGATGGCAATGGACACACCATCAGCGGATTGTATTTCAATAAATCTAACTCATGGTATGTTGGCTTGTTTGGCTGCATAGGAGCCGAAGGCAAGATTTCCAACGTAGGAGTTTCGGATTCATATTTTCAGTCCAGTAACTGTCCGTATATAGGCGGCGTGTGCGGATCGAATTCTGGCGAACTCCAAAACTGTTCTAACAGCAGCACTGTAATTGGCAAAGAAAACGAGTATAGAATAGGCGGCGTGTGCGGCTATAACAGTGGCACTGTCAAAGATTGCAAAAATACAGGTTCTGTCAGAGGAAAAGAAACAATAGGCGGCGTGTGCGGATATAATGAAAGAAGATATAATGAAAAAGGCGGAATAATAGAAAACAGCTTTAATGAAGGCACTGTCAGCGGAACAGGTGATTATGATGTTCTTAATATCGGCGGCGTGTGCGGCTATAACTATGGTGGCACAATCAAAAGCTGCTATAACACAGCTTCTGTAAGCGTAACAGGTAAAAAAGTCGGCGGCGTGTGCGGCGATAACTCGGATGGTACAAGTACAATAACAAATTGCTTTAATGAAGGCACTGTCAGAGGAAAAGAAACAATAGGCGGGGTGTGCGGCAATAACAGTGGCACAATCAAAAACTGCTATAACACAGCTTCTGTAAGCGGACAATATTCTGTCGGCGGCGTGTGCGGCGATAACTATGAAGGTCCAATAACAAATTGCTATTATCTTAGTGGCACAGTCGCAGACGGTAAAGGCGGTATAGGAGGAAAGGATGATGAGAATGGCAAGGCAGTGGAAATGTCCAAAGATCGGTTTAAAAGTGGCGAGGTGGCATGGCTACTTAATGGTTCCAAATCTGTTTCTACCGAAGAAAGCACCTTGGCATGGTATCAGAAGTTGGGTGAGAATGCTGACGCTTATCCAGTCTTGAAATCCACTGACCACAATACTGTATATAAAGCACCCCTCTTCTCTTGCGACGGGACAACCCGTATTGGTGAATATGCAAACAAACCAGAAGGCGACAAGTTGTCTCACAACTATCAGATGGCAGAAAAGGCTGATGAAGGAACGTCAAATCTTTATAGCGAGGAATGCGCTATATGCCACAATTAA
- a CDS encoding DNA-binding protein, giving the protein MILYTLKKYVNEKLSAANGKFFAYPVITQTYGLDELAEHMESHNTPFSKGAIKGMLTDMVSCVRELVLQGIAVKIPDLAIFSIGIKNKEGAASEKEFSITKNIAGLKLRARGTGEFKANSLNLDASLKKATAVTGDVTPPDGGKDNTGDTTQGGGTSQGGDSTQTGGSGNTESTGSDGSDGLE; this is encoded by the coding sequence ATGATTCTGTACACATTAAAGAAGTATGTCAACGAGAAGTTGAGCGCCGCTAACGGCAAGTTTTTCGCTTACCCTGTAATCACCCAGACCTATGGTCTTGATGAACTCGCAGAGCACATGGAAAGTCACAACACACCGTTCTCAAAGGGAGCCATCAAGGGTATGCTCACCGACATGGTGAGCTGCGTAAGAGAACTGGTTCTGCAGGGTATCGCCGTGAAGATTCCCGACCTCGCCATCTTCAGCATCGGCATCAAGAACAAGGAAGGTGCTGCCTCCGAGAAGGAGTTCAGCATCACCAAGAACATTGCCGGACTGAAGCTCCGTGCCCGTGGCACCGGTGAGTTCAAGGCAAACAGTCTGAACCTCGATGCATCCCTGAAGAAGGCTACAGCCGTAACAGGAGATGTTACTCCACCAGACGGCGGTAAGGATAACACAGGCGATACTACCCAGGGTGGCGGCACAAGCCAGGGTGGCGACTCAACACAGACTGGCGGATCAGGCAACACCGAGAGCACCGGCTCCGATGGTAGCGACGGCCTGGAGTAA
- a CDS encoding smalltalk protein — MKRETLKKILNFVITVLTAVASAFCVQSCQ; from the coding sequence ATGAAAAGAGAAACACTCAAGAAAATTCTGAATTTCGTCATTACCGTTCTCACCGCCGTAGCCTCTGCCTTTTGTGTGCAGAGCTGCCAGTAG
- a CDS encoding N-acetylmuramoyl-L-alanine amidase: MKNTRKISLIVIHCSATRVTQDFTFEKLEACHLARGFRSIGYHYYITKDGVIYPGRPESEIGAHARHFNAHSIGICYEGGLDADGNPADTRTKAQKQSLQNLLTSLCVDYPEAEILGHRDLPNVHKSCPCFSVQAWLNEIKFHI, translated from the coding sequence ATGAAAAACACAAGAAAAATATCACTTATTGTCATTCACTGTTCTGCCACCCGCGTCACGCAGGACTTCACCTTCGAAAAGCTCGAAGCCTGTCATTTAGCCCGTGGTTTCCGCAGCATCGGTTATCACTATTACATCACGAAAGACGGCGTCATCTACCCCGGACGTCCCGAATCAGAAATCGGCGCCCACGCCCGCCATTTCAATGCACACAGTATCGGCATCTGTTACGAAGGCGGTCTCGACGCCGACGGCAATCCGGCAGATACCCGTACGAAGGCTCAGAAGCAGTCGCTCCAGAATCTCCTGACGAGTCTGTGCGTAGACTATCCCGAAGCCGAGATCCTAGGTCATCGTGATCTCCCGAACGTCCACAAGTCCTGTCCCTGCTTCAGTGTTCAGGCTTGGCTGAATGAAATCAAATTCCACATTTAG
- a CDS encoding DUF1573 domain-containing protein has translation MKRIILTLTMLVALVATASAQAEIKFDKLIHNFGSFEESNPVQKATFTFTNVGNKPLIINQAIASCGCTIPSYTKKPIAPGEKGQISVTYNGKGMFPGHFKKSITVRSNGNVEMSRLYIEGVMTEKK, from the coding sequence ATGAAAAGAATCATATTGACACTCACTATGCTGGTGGCTCTTGTAGCTACTGCATCTGCTCAGGCAGAGATTAAGTTCGACAAACTGATACACAACTTCGGTTCGTTCGAAGAGTCAAACCCGGTACAGAAGGCTACCTTTACCTTCACCAATGTGGGCAACAAGCCTTTGATTATCAACCAGGCTATTGCCAGCTGCGGCTGTACCATACCTTCTTACACCAAGAAGCCTATCGCTCCAGGCGAGAAGGGACAGATTAGTGTTACCTATAACGGCAAGGGCATGTTCCCTGGTCATTTCAAGAAGAGCATCACCGTCCGTTCTAACGGCAATGTAGAAATGTCACGTCTCTATATAGAAGGTGTTATGACAGAAAAGAAATAA
- a CDS encoding EFR1 family ferrodoxin (N-terminal region resembles flavodoxins. C-terminal ferrodoxin region binds two 4Fe-4S clusters.) — MIFYFSGTGNTKWAAARLAAATHEDLIPIAPYMRADDSSHNIAEPFILKENERLGFVFPVHGWRVPRLVREFIRKMKIRRETPDATAEDKETFRKHPFAYCVCTAGDSIGLTIENLNDTIALNASLQALGITEVSASYSLIMPESYVGLPFMDVDPKEREVRKKSKSAQELAVICEEIFDRKEGVNRLVKGPIPWFFTKVVGGFFEKVLITDKRFHVEKDKCVKCGICANVCPVGDIKGGHGEYPEWLHHKDCLTCFTCYHHCPHHAIEFGHQTQKKGQYFYK; from the coding sequence ATGATTTTCTATTTCTCCGGAACTGGAAATACCAAGTGGGCAGCAGCCAGACTGGCAGCGGCTACACACGAAGACTTGATTCCTATCGCCCCTTATATGCGGGCGGATGATTCAAGCCACAATATAGCCGAGCCGTTTATTCTGAAAGAGAATGAACGGCTCGGATTCGTTTTCCCCGTACATGGCTGGAGGGTTCCACGCCTTGTAAGGGAGTTTATCAGGAAGATGAAGATACGGAGAGAAACTCCTGATGCTACTGCTGAAGACAAGGAGACGTTCAGAAAGCATCCTTTCGCCTATTGCGTCTGTACTGCAGGCGACAGCATCGGACTCACCATCGAAAACCTCAACGATACGATTGCGCTGAATGCATCGCTTCAGGCATTGGGCATCACGGAGGTTTCTGCTTCCTACTCGCTCATCATGCCGGAATCTTATGTAGGACTTCCTTTTATGGATGTTGATCCGAAGGAGCGCGAAGTTCGTAAGAAATCGAAATCGGCACAGGAACTGGCGGTTATCTGCGAAGAGATATTCGACAGGAAAGAGGGCGTGAACCGTCTGGTAAAAGGTCCTATCCCCTGGTTCTTCACCAAGGTTGTGGGCGGATTCTTTGAGAAGGTGCTCATCACCGACAAGCGGTTTCATGTGGAGAAAGACAAGTGCGTGAAGTGTGGCATCTGTGCCAACGTCTGTCCTGTAGGCGATATCAAGGGCGGTCATGGAGAATATCCGGAATGGCTACATCACAAGGATTGCCTCACCTGCTTTACCTGCTATCACCATTGTCCGCATCACGCCATCGAGTTTGGTCACCAGACTCAGAAGAAAGGACAATACTTTTATAAATAA
- a CDS encoding M6 family metalloprotease domain-containing protein, with the protein MKKAIISLALAFLGIANLYAVKAKPGIAKIMLADGTVACATLHGDETFHYYMLLDGTPLRETQDGKYEKITAEELNTRKTRAFSSENLTRASEIGTVSPSYFPHKGSPKALVLLVQFQDVKFKSKDPVATFNHYLNGKKGEAMPEADKEVFITNEKYCQNYGSVQQYFADMSDNQFIPQFDVVSPVTVSKKSAYYGKNGRDDGSDTNFPQMIKEACQQVDDKVNFADYDSDGDGYVDLVYVIYAGYSESIVGNSGDCLWPKSGTVGVGTYDGKTVSRFGINNELNNKPADTQDGKYYINGIGLFCHEFSHTLGLPDIYPTNEITEHNQSPEYWDVMDTGNYQADGYQPIPYSPWEKSIVGWKQPTLLSDTEAKQIKLEPYDKASDAYKIIANSQGEYLLLQNIRNEGWYKKALGYGLLVWRIAYDDLPSVNLGDNPNNTTGKPRVMIVPADGMVYNSYNTGVSSDDIITSLQNDPFPTYKASSATEYEVNSLTSITLNNSVDTSHPLYNITKDEATGLVTFDYLKNFSPTGISSVIIGKDRPTAYFDLEGRKVSVPQKGKIYITSKGQKIVY; encoded by the coding sequence ATGAAGAAGGCAATCATCTCTCTGGCGCTCGCCTTCCTGGGCATCGCCAATCTCTATGCCGTAAAGGCTAAACCGGGCATCGCCAAGATTATGCTGGCTGATGGAACCGTAGCATGTGCTACCCTGCATGGCGACGAAACCTTCCACTACTACATGCTGCTGGACGGTACGCCCCTGCGGGAAACCCAAGACGGAAAATACGAAAAGATAACTGCTGAAGAGTTGAACACCCGAAAAACCCGTGCTTTCTCTTCAGAGAATCTTACAAGAGCTTCAGAAATAGGAACCGTGAGCCCAAGCTATTTCCCTCATAAGGGAAGCCCGAAGGCATTGGTACTCCTGGTGCAGTTTCAGGATGTGAAGTTCAAGAGTAAGGATCCGGTTGCAACATTCAACCATTACCTCAACGGAAAGAAGGGAGAAGCTATGCCTGAGGCTGATAAAGAAGTGTTTATCACCAACGAGAAATACTGCCAGAACTATGGCAGCGTACAGCAGTATTTCGCTGACATGAGCGATAACCAGTTTATACCACAGTTTGACGTAGTGAGTCCTGTTACGGTAAGCAAGAAATCAGCTTATTATGGCAAGAACGGACGTGACGACGGAAGTGACACCAACTTTCCTCAGATGATTAAGGAAGCCTGCCAGCAGGTAGACGACAAGGTTAACTTTGCCGATTACGACAGCGATGGCGATGGATATGTAGACCTCGTATATGTAATCTATGCCGGCTATTCTGAAAGTATCGTAGGTAATTCAGGCGATTGTCTCTGGCCGAAATCGGGTACCGTAGGAGTGGGAACCTATGACGGGAAAACAGTATCCCGATTCGGCATCAACAACGAGCTGAACAATAAGCCTGCAGATACCCAAGACGGCAAATACTACATCAATGGTATCGGTCTCTTCTGCCATGAATTTTCGCATACCCTCGGTTTGCCAGACATCTATCCGACCAACGAAATCACTGAGCACAACCAGAGTCCTGAATATTGGGACGTCATGGATACGGGCAATTATCAGGCTGACGGCTATCAGCCTATCCCTTATTCACCATGGGAGAAGAGCATCGTAGGATGGAAACAGCCTACCCTCCTTTCTGATACCGAGGCGAAGCAGATAAAGCTGGAACCATACGACAAGGCATCGGATGCATACAAGATTATAGCCAACAGCCAGGGCGAATACCTGCTGCTGCAGAATATCAGAAACGAGGGATGGTACAAGAAGGCTCTGGGTTACGGATTGCTGGTATGGCGCATCGCCTACGATGATTTGCCATCGGTTAATCTGGGGGATAATCCCAACAACACGACAGGTAAGCCAAGGGTCATGATTGTTCCTGCAGACGGAATGGTATACAACAGCTATAACACGGGCGTCAGCAGCGATGATATCATAACGAGTCTTCAGAACGACCCGTTCCCGACCTACAAGGCGAGCTCTGCTACAGAGTACGAGGTGAACAGTCTGACCAGTATCACCCTGAACAACAGTGTTGATACGAGTCATCCGCTCTACAACATCACAAAGGATGAAGCAACCGGTCTGGTAACCTTCGATTATCTCAAGAACTTCTCTCCTACCGGAATCTCTTCGGTCATCATCGGTAAAGACAGACCGACAGCCTATTTTGATCTGGAAGGCAGAAAGGTTTCCGTTCCACAAAAGGGCAAGATTTATATTACCAGCAAGGGACAGAAGATAGTATACTAA